From the genome of Psychrilyobacter atlanticus DSM 19335, one region includes:
- the nifU gene encoding Fe-S cluster assembly scaffold protein NifU, whose product MMYTKKLMDHFMNPRNVGVIENPDGYAKVGSPSCGDMMEIFLKIEDEIIIDAKFRTFGCASAIASSSVTTEMILNKTIEEALQLTNKSIAQNLDGLPASKLHCSVLAEEVINAAIEDYTSKR is encoded by the coding sequence TTGATGTATACAAAAAAATTAATGGATCATTTTATGAATCCTAGAAACGTTGGAGTAATTGAAAACCCTGATGGATATGCAAAAGTAGGAAGCCCGTCTTGTGGAGATATGATGGAAATTTTCTTAAAGATAGAAGATGAAATAATCATCGATGCAAAATTTAGAACATTTGGATGTGCATCAGCTATTGCCTCCTCATCTGTGACAACAGAGATGATCTTAAATAAAACTATAGAAGAAGCATTACAATTGACAAATAAATCTATTGCACAAAATTTAGACGGATTACCAGCATCAAAATTACATTGTTCAGTCTTAGCTGAAGAAGTTATAAATGCAGCAATAGAGGATTATACTTCTAAAAGATAA
- a CDS encoding ShlB/FhaC/HecB family hemolysin secretion/activation protein translates to MKPIKNILILSLFCTNFLYGNNVPNIGSVLQEVKKSQGVEERKSGDIPQVGGIDLIQEELPDDVGQKILIKGFKFEGNYSVDTEILQEILASYEGKKLTFSQVKYAVSIITKHYRNQGFFVARAYIPKDQDFKGNIIKINVIEGLYGNFNLENNSGVKDFIVQGYLDNTKTSGSSRSASVEKNSIERTLLLLNDLPGVVITKAEVKPGNKPLTSDFDIVASKGSSYDGYFIGDNYGGKYTGKERLMAGTTINSPLSLGDQLSLNGMITDASDIISGSASYSLPIYYSGLIGSFGYDQTEYELSGKYSSLDAKGTSKSFYGKLSYPIIRSRLENLYISTRIDSSDLEDKYDAFDETENKRLDKINIGLDYDKEGVFLSRDFYTNSSIIVTYGHLDIKEADKKEINEQGANTQGDFSKINLENSNLIYLTDLLSLKTSICYQHTLQDKNLDGSEDLSIGGAYGVKLYPDGELSAENGYLANVELAYQLPYIYNVGNKVGIFYDIGRVYMTNNADKVGFKSRTLQDVGISYYIDYKNFFLNFYAAYKIDNENIESEPDYNARYMVSTGWTF, encoded by the coding sequence ATGAAACCAATTAAAAACATACTAATTTTATCTTTATTTTGTACCAACTTCCTCTATGGTAATAATGTTCCAAATATAGGGAGTGTTTTACAAGAAGTAAAAAAATCCCAAGGTGTAGAGGAAAGAAAAAGTGGAGATATCCCACAAGTAGGCGGTATAGATCTAATACAAGAAGAACTCCCAGATGATGTGGGACAAAAAATTCTAATTAAAGGCTTCAAATTTGAAGGCAATTATAGTGTCGATACTGAAATTTTACAAGAGATACTAGCCTCCTATGAGGGAAAAAAACTTACCTTTTCACAAGTGAAGTATGCTGTATCTATTATTACCAAGCACTATCGTAATCAAGGTTTTTTTGTAGCTAGAGCTTATATTCCTAAAGATCAAGATTTCAAAGGTAATATCATAAAAATAAATGTTATTGAGGGATTATATGGAAACTTTAATCTCGAAAACAATAGTGGTGTAAAAGACTTTATTGTCCAAGGATATCTTGATAATACAAAGACAAGCGGGTCATCAAGAAGTGCTTCTGTAGAAAAAAATTCCATCGAAAGAACCCTTCTTTTATTAAATGACCTTCCAGGAGTTGTTATTACCAAAGCTGAGGTGAAACCTGGCAATAAACCCCTTACTAGTGACTTTGATATCGTTGCTTCAAAAGGTTCTTCCTATGACGGCTATTTTATAGGTGATAACTACGGTGGTAAATATACTGGTAAGGAAAGGCTTATGGCTGGAACAACTATCAATTCACCACTCTCACTAGGTGATCAGCTGTCATTAAATGGTATGATAACCGATGCTAGTGATATAATAAGTGGAAGTGCCTCCTATAGTCTTCCTATATACTATAGTGGACTTATCGGTAGTTTTGGATATGATCAAACAGAGTATGAGCTATCTGGAAAATACAGTAGCCTAGATGCTAAGGGAACATCTAAATCCTTCTATGGAAAGTTATCCTATCCTATAATTAGAAGTAGACTTGAAAACCTCTATATCAGTACAAGAATAGACAGTTCTGACCTAGAAGACAAATATGATGCTTTTGACGAAACTGAAAATAAAAGATTAGATAAGATCAATATAGGACTAGATTACGATAAAGAAGGTGTTTTTCTTAGCCGTGATTTCTATACAAACTCTTCTATTATAGTAACTTATGGACATTTAGATATTAAAGAAGCTGATAAAAAAGAGATTAATGAACAAGGAGCTAATACCCAAGGTGATTTTTCAAAAATCAACTTAGAAAACTCTAACTTAATCTATTTGACCGATCTATTATCACTAAAAACATCTATCTGCTATCAACATACCCTACAAGATAAAAATTTAGATGGTAGCGAAGACTTATCTATAGGTGGAGCATATGGTGTAAAACTATATCCAGATGGTGAGCTAAGTGCAGAAAATGGATATTTAGCAAATGTTGAACTTGCCTACCAATTACCATATATCTATAATGTTGGTAACAAGGTAGGAATTTTCTATGATATTGGTAGAGTTTATATGACAAATAATGCTGATAAAGTAGGCTTTAAAAGTAGAACTCTCCAAGATGTTGGGATATCATACTATATAGACTACAAGAACTTCTTCTTAAATTTCTATGCTGCCTATAAGATAGATAATGAAAATATAGAATCTGAACCTGACTATAACGCTAGATATATGGTTTCCACTGGATGGACTTTTTAA
- a CDS encoding DUF1007 family protein, giving the protein MKKLMITIFFIVTIMAEAHPHVFLETFVELKIEDDLLKGVNFIVIMDEMNSLIYLSLYDLDNDGNLNEAEFKALADENFEGISGKNSHFHIKYNQSIVDIDEFVIKDVFMDNNNLIYKLYIPFELKINSGDKMNISIYDEEYYYDYVYDKNYFLKNNIERFLKYDLIENENVSYYMGNLNPVEFEVKF; this is encoded by the coding sequence TTGAAAAAATTAATGATAACAATTTTCTTTATTGTAACCATAATGGCAGAAGCACATCCCCATGTATTTTTAGAAACCTTTGTAGAGCTTAAAATAGAGGATGACCTCTTAAAGGGAGTTAACTTTATCGTAATTATGGATGAGATGAATAGTTTAATCTATCTTTCTCTTTACGATCTTGATAATGATGGGAATTTAAATGAAGCGGAATTTAAAGCTTTAGCTGATGAAAATTTTGAAGGGATTAGCGGCAAAAACAGCCATTTCCATATAAAATATAACCAAAGCATTGTAGATATAGATGAATTTGTTATAAAAGATGTCTTTATGGATAATAATAATCTTATTTATAAACTTTATATACCTTTTGAACTTAAAATAAATTCAGGAGATAAAATGAATATTTCTATCTATGATGAGGAATATTATTATGATTATGTCTATGATAAAAATTATTTCTTAAAAAATAATATAGAAAGATTTTTAAAATACGATCTGATAGAAAACGAAAATGTCAGTTACTACATGGGAAATCTTAATCCAGTTGAATTTGAGGTGAAGTTTTGA
- a CDS encoding toxin-antitoxin system YwqK family antitoxin: protein MKKIILILMISMSLVNYSKSMGQNQLESKDTKEKRSFRSKFTDTKVAAYCENGKAIYKGSFKNGKKDGEWVTYYKAEKIKLKGNYKNGRKDGEWTTYYKDGEVKWKTNYKDGESIDDGTISKFGH, encoded by the coding sequence ATGAAAAAAATAATATTAATATTGATGATTAGTATGAGTTTAGTAAATTATAGTAAATCAATGGGTCAAAACCAATTAGAAAGCAAAGACACTAAAGAAAAAAGAAGTTTTAGAAGCAAATTTACAGATACCAAGGTGGCTGCTTATTGTGAAAATGGAAAAGCTATATATAAAGGAAGTTTTAAAAACGGGAAAAAAGATGGAGAATGGGTAACCTATTATAAGGCTGAAAAAATTAAACTTAAAGGGAATTATAAAAACGGAAGGAAAGATGGAGAATGGACTACTTATTATAAAGACGGGGAAGTCAAATGGAAAACAAACTATAAAGATGGGGAAAGTATTGACGATGGGACTATATCAAAGTTTGGTCATTAA
- a CDS encoding GNAT family N-acetyltransferase translates to MNIEIRETTKLDYEDVIKVNRDAFKNYGEEEIVTLVTDLLEDETAKPVISLLAFVDGEAVGHIIFSKSKIENDKNNLSTYILAPMGIIKEYQKLGIGGKLIDEGVKRLKELKTDIVFVLGHLDFYPRYGFIKNAIKEIGYKPTYDIPEEHYDAWMYMPLISMKEIKENPGRVICANTMNKAGYWVE, encoded by the coding sequence TTGAATATAGAAATAAGAGAAACAACCAAACTTGACTATGAGGATGTAATAAAGGTTAATAGAGATGCGTTTAAGAATTATGGGGAAGAGGAGATAGTAACTTTAGTTACCGATCTTTTAGAGGATGAAACTGCCAAACCTGTAATATCATTGCTTGCATTTGTTGATGGAGAAGCTGTCGGGCATATAATTTTTTCAAAATCTAAAATAGAGAATGATAAAAATAACCTATCGACTTATATTCTAGCACCTATGGGAATTATTAAGGAGTACCAAAAATTAGGAATTGGCGGAAAACTTATAGATGAAGGAGTAAAAAGATTAAAAGAATTAAAAACAGATATTGTTTTTGTTTTAGGACACTTAGATTTTTATCCTAGATACGGATTTATAAAAAATGCTATAAAAGAGATAGGATATAAACCAACTTATGATATCCCGGAAGAGCACTATGATGCGTGGATGTATATGCCGTTAATATCAATGAAAGAAATTAAGGAAAATCCAGGCAGGGTAATCTGCGCTAATACTATGAACAAGGCAGGATATTGGGTTGAATAG
- a CDS encoding GNAT family N-acetyltransferase: MKIKKIEKETLKDYLGLKKIIVDYFKYIYRGDILSGKKYNFEDHGEHVMSLVTEDNDTNMMVASENGIILGFIMYDRYNFKKTVTGRICELYVDPNARNTNIGSKLVTLVEEELATKSYYITADKDAVNFWKKNGYHHIDETADNGNRIFIKNL, encoded by the coding sequence ATGAAAATAAAAAAAATAGAAAAAGAGACATTAAAAGATTATTTGGGATTAAAAAAAATTATAGTCGATTATTTTAAATATATATATAGGGGAGATATTCTATCGGGAAAAAAATATAATTTCGAAGATCATGGAGAGCATGTCATGTCTTTAGTTACTGAAGATAATGATACAAATATGATGGTTGCTTCGGAAAATGGTATTATTCTAGGATTTATCATGTATGATCGATATAATTTTAAAAAGACCGTTACTGGGAGAATTTGCGAATTATATGTGGATCCAAATGCCAGAAACACTAATATTGGCTCAAAGCTGGTTACCCTGGTAGAAGAAGAATTAGCTACAAAATCATATTATATAACTGCTGATAAGGATGCTGTAAATTTTTGGAAGAAAAACGGATACCACCATATTGACGAAACTGCTGACAACGGAAACAGGATTTTTATTAAAAATTTATAA
- the metK gene encoding methionine adenosyltransferase: MEKKILFTSEYVSPGHPDKISDQISDAVLDVCLKGDPNSRVACEVFCTTGQVVVGGEITTSTYVDVQKIVREKIKEIGYEEGMGFDSNCGVINLICSQSPDIAMGVDKGGAGDQGIMFGGAVRETPELMPLALVLSREIIKRLTQMTRSKEITWARPDAKSQITLAYDEDGNIDYVDTVVVSVQHHPEVTQSEIHKTIIEEVVNPVLKKYKIDPEGVRHYHINPTGRFVIGGPHGDVGLTGRKIIVDTYGGYFRHGGGAFSGKDPSKVDRSAAYAARWVAKNIVGADLAEKCEVQLSYAIGVAEPTSIKIDSFGTGKISDIEMADIVKNTFDLTPKGIENDLELRSGNFNYQDLAAFGHIGRTDIDLPWERLNRVDLVKFQLKK, from the coding sequence ATGGAAAAGAAAATATTATTTACTTCGGAGTATGTATCACCGGGACACCCGGATAAAATTTCAGATCAAATATCAGATGCAGTATTAGATGTCTGCTTAAAAGGTGACCCAAATTCCAGAGTAGCCTGTGAAGTTTTCTGTACAACAGGACAAGTTGTGGTAGGAGGAGAGATTACTACCAGCACTTATGTAGATGTTCAGAAAATTGTAAGGGAAAAGATCAAGGAGATAGGGTATGAGGAAGGGATGGGATTTGATTCAAATTGCGGAGTGATAAACTTAATTTGTTCCCAATCACCTGATATTGCCATGGGTGTAGATAAAGGGGGAGCAGGAGATCAGGGAATAATGTTTGGAGGAGCTGTGAGAGAAACTCCAGAGCTTATGCCCTTGGCATTGGTTCTCTCTAGGGAGATTATTAAAAGATTAACTCAAATGACCAGATCAAAGGAAATTACTTGGGCAAGACCTGATGCCAAATCACAGATAACTCTGGCTTACGATGAAGATGGAAATATTGATTATGTTGATACAGTAGTAGTATCTGTACAGCATCACCCAGAAGTGACACAGAGTGAAATACATAAAACGATCATAGAGGAGGTAGTCAACCCTGTTCTAAAAAAATATAAGATAGATCCGGAAGGTGTAAGACATTATCATATCAATCCTACAGGAAGATTTGTAATAGGGGGCCCCCATGGAGATGTAGGACTTACAGGAAGAAAAATAATTGTAGATACTTATGGGGGATATTTCAGACATGGAGGAGGAGCATTCTCCGGAAAGGATCCTTCCAAGGTAGACAGATCTGCAGCATATGCAGCAAGATGGGTTGCAAAAAATATCGTAGGAGCAGATCTTGCAGAAAAATGTGAGGTGCAGCTATCCTATGCAATCGGTGTAGCAGAACCGACCTCTATAAAGATAGATTCTTTCGGAACCGGTAAAATTAGTGACATAGAGATGGCTGATATTGTAAAAAATACATTTGATCTTACCCCTAAAGGGATAGAAAATGACCTTGAATTAAGAAGCGGAAACTTTAACTATCAGGATTTAGCTGCATTTGGTCATATTGGAAGAACAGACATAGATCTTCCCTGGGAAAGATTAAATAGAGTAGACCTAGTTAAATTTCAGCTAAAAAAATAA
- a CDS encoding putative manganese transporter, with protein MDIKNIFYETAVGSFVEVGTFVAIPLLILGYINFKTEGRLIDKMEKNKKIQVLLGAFLGMTPGCGGAIMVMPLYHLGKVSFGTIVATLIATMGDAAFLLLVKSPKIFAAVSIISFIVAIVTGYIIDYFGIGKNILKKTKTKYELEKEHEMFRREPTEFELNTENKIYTFKHLGHEEGDAVDIALHHGKSMAGTFHKFRHTLGYKIFWTLIIFSFPLAVLNLLQRDVDNIFFIKDLSVLGFIGTMFSVIYTIISKKIISDENHAEVESKMNSFKETLIHNAEETAFVIMWVFIALFSYEVFVGSVGGETVVANFMSQPGFIVILAAVVIGIIPGCGPQIILTTLFINGVIPFSALMANAICNDGDALFPLLAIDRKSAIITTLYNIIPALIVGSILYILGF; from the coding sequence ATGGATATAAAAAATATATTTTATGAAACAGCAGTAGGTTCATTTGTAGAGGTTGGGACATTCGTTGCAATACCTCTTTTAATTTTAGGCTATATTAATTTCAAGACCGAGGGAAGACTCATCGATAAAATGGAAAAAAATAAAAAAATTCAGGTACTTTTGGGAGCTTTTCTAGGGATGACACCAGGGTGTGGAGGAGCCATAATGGTCATGCCTCTCTATCATTTGGGAAAGGTAAGTTTTGGAACTATAGTAGCAACCCTTATAGCTACAATGGGAGATGCAGCTTTTTTATTGTTAGTAAAATCTCCTAAAATATTTGCTGCTGTATCTATAATTTCGTTTATAGTAGCTATAGTAACAGGTTACATTATTGATTATTTTGGGATAGGAAAAAATATACTTAAAAAAACTAAGACAAAATATGAGCTGGAAAAAGAACATGAAATGTTTAGAAGGGAACCCACAGAATTTGAATTGAATACAGAAAACAAAATCTACACATTCAAACACCTAGGGCACGAAGAGGGGGATGCTGTAGATATAGCTCTTCATCACGGGAAAAGCATGGCAGGAACCTTTCATAAATTTAGACATACGCTAGGGTATAAAATCTTTTGGACTTTGATTATTTTTTCATTTCCCCTGGCAGTTTTAAATCTTCTACAAAGAGATGTAGATAACATATTTTTTATAAAAGATTTGAGTGTTTTAGGTTTTATAGGGACTATGTTTTCAGTGATCTATACTATTATCAGTAAAAAAATCATATCCGATGAAAATCATGCTGAAGTGGAGAGTAAGATGAATTCTTTCAAAGAAACACTTATACACAATGCAGAAGAGACAGCTTTTGTTATTATGTGGGTATTTATAGCTCTTTTCTCCTATGAAGTTTTTGTTGGATCTGTAGGAGGAGAAACTGTTGTTGCCAACTTTATGAGCCAGCCAGGTTTTATAGTTATCCTTGCAGCTGTTGTCATAGGTATAATTCCAGGATGCGGTCCACAGATTATATTGACAACACTCTTTATAAATGGAGTAATACCGTTTTCTGCTCTTATGGCCAATGCCATATGTAATGATGGGGATGCACTTTTCCCGTTATTGGCTATCGATCGGAAATCTGCCATTATTACTACACTTTATAATATAATTCCAGCTTTAATAGTAGGATCAATACTCTATATTTTAGGGTTTTAG